Proteins encoded in a region of the Podarcis muralis chromosome 6, rPodMur119.hap1.1, whole genome shotgun sequence genome:
- the ARL14 gene encoding ADP-ribosylation factor-like protein 14 gives MGLANSKQLKQAQILMLGLDSAGKSTLLYKLKFNDVFQTLPTIGFNVEMLETGKDIALTIWDVGGQHQMRPAWSNYLENVDSLVYVVDSTDNQRLEESKKELELLLRNERIKNVPVVVLANKQDLPGALSAEEITRRLNVKKHCHDRNWYVQPCCAITGEGLSEGFRKVTSFAKSCMKSKQEAFALFKQD, from the coding sequence ATGGGCCTTGCAAACTCTAAGCAGCTTAAACAAGCCCAGATTCTAATGCTTGGGCTTGATTCAGCAGGGAAATCCACCCTCTTGTATAAGCTGAAATTTAATGATGTCTTCCAAACTTTGCCAACCATCGGCTTCAACGTGGAGATGCTTGAAACAGGGAAAGACATTGCCTTAACCATCTGGGATGTTGGGGGCCAACACCAAATGAGGCCTGCTTGGAGCAACTACTTGGAGAACGTGGATAGCCTGGTCTATGTTGTGGACAGCACAGACAACCAGCGGTTGGAAGAGTCCAAGAAAGAATTGGAGCTTCTTTTGAGGAATGAGAGGATTAAGAACGTGCCTGTGGTTGTGCtagcaaacaaacaggatctcCCTGGAGCTCTAAGTGCTGAGGAAATAACCAGGAGGCTGAACGTGAAAAAGCACTGCCACGACCGAAACTGGTACGTACAACCCTGTTGTGCAATTACAGGTGAGGGCTTATCAGAAGGGTTTCGAAAAGTGACGTCCTTTGCAAAATCCTGCATGAAATCTAAACAAGAAGCTTTTGCTCTTTTCAAGCAAGATTAA